Proteins encoded within one genomic window of Hevea brasiliensis isolate MT/VB/25A 57/8 chromosome 8, ASM3005281v1, whole genome shotgun sequence:
- the LOC110663960 gene encoding uncharacterized protein LOC110663960 isoform X1 has product MFWLQKAYMSLFLEILRCVLCCVEDRRDENDDETYYVNTSWEPRVSRSIVPFNFRAIFGSRSSNSAKNGSTYVNSVERIYDVSGSSKSYRNYVPILSYIPEASSSWLTQSPSKEAAYSSSPTPSRPKPPASSSYQPQSLTRDITSSKPSLLSPAPPISSKSSPQAPKLPLSSNQAQPSLKPSPVSLTAPTSSLKPSPQAPSTSSKPSPLFSVTTASSSKTNPKASPSSLGPSASSSKPPPTFKPTLTPASAYVIKSSQKPPIPEFQKSYSEPSPSPSEPLPSFKPTLAPASSSVTSRQTKANYVLVQKGTSPIYMIPKDIKDLIKNDKVPGVLKKPLSMSTYKDYFAALLYAEDFYIEKWSEFKLENITLKLQQASIFKLSYFTENHEKNNKTFVTFEIDSCREKRPFLLSRDFIFARPSGNKTEPFQGVIYRVVRSTTVLVEFGEDFYAQHHLSRRYDVSF; this is encoded by the exons ATGTTTTGGTTGCAGAAAGCCTACATGTCTCTGTTTCTTGAAATCTTGCGGTGTGTTCTTTGTTGTGTTGAAGATCGTAgagatgaaaatgatgatgaaacaTATTATGTAAACACTTCATGGGAACCAAGGGTGTCAAGAAGTATTGTTCCTTTTAATTTCAGGGCAATATTTGGTTCAAGGTCAAGTAATTCAGCAAAAAATGGATCCACATATGTTAACTCAGTGGAAAGAATATATGATGTATCTGGTAGTTCAAAGAGTTACAGAAATTATGTACCTATACTTTCCTATATTCCAGAAGCATCTTCCTCTTGGCTGACACAATCTCCATCCAAAGAAGCCGCATATTCTTCAAGTCCAACTCCATCAAGACCTAAACCCCCAGCATCTTCTTCTTACCAACCTCAATCGCTAACAAGGGATATAACTTCTTCTAAACCATCTCTTCTCTCTCCTGCACCtccaatttcatcaaaatcatccCCCCAGGCACCTAAACTCCCACTATCTTCGAACCAAGCCCAACCTTCATTAAAACCATCCCCAGTCTCTCTTACAGCTCCAACTTCTTCATTAAAACCATCCCCTCAAGCACCTTCAACTTCTTCTAAGCCATCTCCATTATTCTCTGTAACTACAGCATCTTCTTCCAAAACTAATCCTAAAGCATCTCCTTCTTCCTTGGGCCCTTCTGCATCATCATCCAAGCCACCACCGACTTTTAAGCCAACTCTAACTCCAGCTTCTGCATATGTCATCAAAAGCAGTCAAAAGCCACCTATTCCTGAATTCCAAAAATCCTATTCTGAACCATCTCCATCACCCTCTGAGCCCCTTCCATCTTTTAAGCCAACACTGGCTCCAGCTTCCTCAAGTGTCACTAGTCGACAGACAAAAGCCAACTATGTATTAGTTCAAAAGGGTACATCACCTATTTATATGATTCCCAAGGATATAAAAGATTTGATCAAGAACGACAAGGTGCCTGGAGTTCTGAAAAAACCATTGTCTATGTCAACATATAAGGATTATTTTGCTGCTCTTCTTTATGCTGAAGACTTCTATATTGAG AAATGGAGTGAATTCAAATTGGAGAATATCACATTAAAGTTGCAACAAGCATCAATCTTTAAACTGTCATACTTCACAGAGAATCATGAGAAGAATAATAAAACCTTTGTGACATTTGAGATTGACTCGTGTCGTGAGAAGCGGCCATTTCTTTTATCAAGGGACTTTATCTTTGCAAGACCTTCAGGAAATAAAACTGAGCCATTTCAG GGTGTTATCTATCGAGTGGTGAGGAGCACAACTGTGCTAGTTGAATTCGGTGAAGATTTTTATGCTCAGCATCATCTATCTCGCAGATATGATGTTAGCTTCTGA
- the LOC110663960 gene encoding uncharacterized protein LOC110663960 isoform X2: MSLFLEILRCVLCCVEDRRDENDDETYYVNTSWEPRVSRSIVPFNFRAIFGSRSSNSAKNGSTYVNSVERIYDVSGSSKSYRNYVPILSYIPEASSSWLTQSPSKEAAYSSSPTPSRPKPPASSSYQPQSLTRDITSSKPSLLSPAPPISSKSSPQAPKLPLSSNQAQPSLKPSPVSLTAPTSSLKPSPQAPSTSSKPSPLFSVTTASSSKTNPKASPSSLGPSASSSKPPPTFKPTLTPASAYVIKSSQKPPIPEFQKSYSEPSPSPSEPLPSFKPTLAPASSSVTSRQTKANYVLVQKGTSPIYMIPKDIKDLIKNDKVPGVLKKPLSMSTYKDYFAALLYAEDFYIEKWSEFKLENITLKLQQASIFKLSYFTENHEKNNKTFVTFEIDSCREKRPFLLSRDFIFARPSGNKTEPFQGVIYRVVRSTTVLVEFGEDFYAQHHLSRRYDVSF, encoded by the exons ATGTCTCTGTTTCTTGAAATCTTGCGGTGTGTTCTTTGTTGTGTTGAAGATCGTAgagatgaaaatgatgatgaaacaTATTATGTAAACACTTCATGGGAACCAAGGGTGTCAAGAAGTATTGTTCCTTTTAATTTCAGGGCAATATTTGGTTCAAGGTCAAGTAATTCAGCAAAAAATGGATCCACATATGTTAACTCAGTGGAAAGAATATATGATGTATCTGGTAGTTCAAAGAGTTACAGAAATTATGTACCTATACTTTCCTATATTCCAGAAGCATCTTCCTCTTGGCTGACACAATCTCCATCCAAAGAAGCCGCATATTCTTCAAGTCCAACTCCATCAAGACCTAAACCCCCAGCATCTTCTTCTTACCAACCTCAATCGCTAACAAGGGATATAACTTCTTCTAAACCATCTCTTCTCTCTCCTGCACCtccaatttcatcaaaatcatccCCCCAGGCACCTAAACTCCCACTATCTTCGAACCAAGCCCAACCTTCATTAAAACCATCCCCAGTCTCTCTTACAGCTCCAACTTCTTCATTAAAACCATCCCCTCAAGCACCTTCAACTTCTTCTAAGCCATCTCCATTATTCTCTGTAACTACAGCATCTTCTTCCAAAACTAATCCTAAAGCATCTCCTTCTTCCTTGGGCCCTTCTGCATCATCATCCAAGCCACCACCGACTTTTAAGCCAACTCTAACTCCAGCTTCTGCATATGTCATCAAAAGCAGTCAAAAGCCACCTATTCCTGAATTCCAAAAATCCTATTCTGAACCATCTCCATCACCCTCTGAGCCCCTTCCATCTTTTAAGCCAACACTGGCTCCAGCTTCCTCAAGTGTCACTAGTCGACAGACAAAAGCCAACTATGTATTAGTTCAAAAGGGTACATCACCTATTTATATGATTCCCAAGGATATAAAAGATTTGATCAAGAACGACAAGGTGCCTGGAGTTCTGAAAAAACCATTGTCTATGTCAACATATAAGGATTATTTTGCTGCTCTTCTTTATGCTGAAGACTTCTATATTGAG AAATGGAGTGAATTCAAATTGGAGAATATCACATTAAAGTTGCAACAAGCATCAATCTTTAAACTGTCATACTTCACAGAGAATCATGAGAAGAATAATAAAACCTTTGTGACATTTGAGATTGACTCGTGTCGTGAGAAGCGGCCATTTCTTTTATCAAGGGACTTTATCTTTGCAAGACCTTCAGGAAATAAAACTGAGCCATTTCAG GGTGTTATCTATCGAGTGGTGAGGAGCACAACTGTGCTAGTTGAATTCGGTGAAGATTTTTATGCTCAGCATCATCTATCTCGCAGATATGATGTTAGCTTCTGA